One genomic segment of Schistosoma haematobium chromosome 6, whole genome shotgun sequence includes these proteins:
- a CDS encoding hypothetical protein (EggNog:ENOG410VD12~COG:S), translating to MTSIKYYDSDGIPELSPHHLGVYKEDQHEKNELQNNSMIELELARLRITQLEEEIELEKLRLQKCESFGQSISNSENTILKNLTIETVVLKLPTHIQQEWLKVAYKIIRGGREPLFTDLVEFVKEQAGIANTRYGLLVTGDPFNRNQRQSVADTKGHFDSGYKTRVSFANTNESDVTPYVRPRTLGLSCLLCTGNHLLDQCERFRDKNVNERIEFVSKKKLCNVCLKANHIARNCRAPRSCTVEGCDWRHHTLLHRKREEQGDNNNNAHINTQLCTEKSVERIQKQAAFAIVPVLLERLNLEGEPKTISLRTLDNQSTIQCKEVQLEVSSLDSSSSFRIPNVWTVERLPMLRRTVPTTSQMTSWTHLKDISFPRVKDENVKLLIGCNAPSVHEMKEIRTGKPNEPFAVKTLFGSYGEPCKSNRALNHLSAKEELEDKFEQLYSTEFKDPLSRTISLSVEDRIALSAISNSVQRLNGHYQIALPWRHKHKLPNNRELAERGLSCLKGRLIRDKKLFQD from the exons ATGACTTCCATTAAATACTACGATTCCGATGGCATTCCAGAGTTATCACCCCATCATTTAGGAGTTTATAAAGAGGATCAACATGAAAAGAACGAACTTCAAAACAATAGCATGATAGAACTAGAGTTAGCTAGGTTACGCATAACCCAGTTAGAAGAGGAAATTGAACTGGAAAAGTTACGCCTCCAGAAGTGTGAAAGTTTCGGTCAATcaataagtaatagtgagaatacaatattaaaaaatct AACTATTGAAACTGTGGTTCTGAAATTGCCAACACACATTCAACAAGAGTGGCTAAAAGTAGCTTATAAGATTATTAGAGGAGGCCGAGAGCCTCTATTCACCGATCTTGTTGAGTTTGTAAAGGAGCAAGCTGGCATTGCTAATACTAGATATGGATTACTTGTCACCGGTGACCCTTTTAATCGCAACCAAAGACAATCTGTGGCTGATACTAAAGGACACTTTGATTCAGGATATAAGACGAGAGTGTCGTTCGCTAACACGAATGAGTCTGATGTCACTCCATATGTAAGACCAAGGACTCTTGGGTTGTCATGTTTATTATGTACTGGAAACCACCTCTTAGATCAATGTGAAAGGTTTAGAGACAAGAATGTTAATGAAAGGATAGAATTTGTATCAAAAAAGAAGTTGTGTAATGTCTGTCTAAAAGCGAACCACATAGCAAGAAACTGTCGAGCACCGAGGTCATGTACCGTCGAAGGATGTGATTGGAGGCATCATACGTTGTTACATAGGAAGCGGGAAGAGCAAggagataataacaataatgcaCACATTAACACCCAGCTATGTACAGAGAAAAGTGTTGAGCGTATACAGAAACAAGCAGCATTCGCAATAGTGCCTGTACTG CTAGAAAGGTTGAATTTAGAAGGAGAGCCTAAGACGATTTCATTGAGAACGTTGGATAACCAGTCCACAATTCAGTGTAAAGAGGTCCAACTAGAGGTTTCCTCCTTAGACTCGTCTTCGTCATTTAGAATCCCAAATGTATGGACAGTCGAGAGATTACCTATGTTGCGCAGGACGGTACCAACGACGTCTCAAATGACATCCTGGACGCATTTAAAAGACATAAGTTTTCCGAGAGTAAAGGATGAGAATGTCAAACTGTTGATCGGATGCAACGCACCGAGTGTACACGAAATGAAAGAGATAAGAACTGGAAAGCCGAATGAACCATTCGCCGTGAAGACGCTGTTCGGTTCCTATGGGGAACCTTGTAAAAGTAATCGTGCACTCAATCACCTCTCAGCTAAGGAGGAATTAGAGGATAAGTTCGAACAGTTGTACTCAACTGAATTCAAAGATCCACTTAGTCGTACTATATCGTTGTCTGTAGAAGATCGTATAGCACTCAGTGCTATATCAAATTCAGTACAAAGGTTAAACGGACACTATCAAATAGCTCTGCCTTGGAGGCACAAACACAAGTTACCTAATAACAGAGAATTAGCAGAACGTGGACTTAGCTGTTTGAAGGGTCGACTTATTCGGGATAAGAAGTTGTTCCAAGACTAA